The DNA window CTTCCTTCTTTCAGTAGCATGATCATCAGGGACATGTCCTCAGGTGCGCTTGAAATAGAGAACTCAAAAGTTTTGGACTCTTGGAAGACAATAATAGCTACAAGTAGATGGACAACCTTCAATATACATTTACCTGGATTTTCTTATTCACTACCTAACAGGTTTTGTtgccagaaaaaaaaaataatgATAGCATCAGCAAAGAGTTGCCAATCATGGAGTTCATGCACACATCTCTGTATCACATATACCTAATAATATATACACAGAACATACCTGATACGTGTAATACAATCTATCTGAAGCAACATTGAGTTGTTCTATTGTGTAGTTGATTGGAGACCTGTAGTGTGTGCCAAGTAAGAACATTCTCAAGGCAAGCGGGTGGTACATCTCTATAACCTGGGAAAAATGGCAGCCTTTAAGCAAGTACAGGTACAGTTATTACTTACTAGGGGAACATTTGAAATGTTGCCTTTTACCTTGCGTATGGTGACGAAGTTACCAAGTGATTTAGACATTTTTTGACTATTTACATTGACAAAACCATTGTGTATCCAGTAATTTATGCTACTGTCGCAACATGCTGCACGGCTCTGTGCTATCTCATTCTCATGGTGTGGAAAGATGAGGTCTTCCCCACCACCATGTATGTCAAAAGAATGACCCAAGTAATGTGCACTCATGGCGCTGCATTCGATGTGCCAACCTGGCCTTCCAGGGCCCCAAGGGCTCTCCCACCATGGCTCCCCATCTTTTGCAGCCTGGAATTGACATGGAATGAATTTATGATTTATTAAACCATCTCCGCAGAGAACAGAATACAAAAACTGCTGCATACCAGCATCTGTGACATCTTTTACCTTCCATAGAGCAAAATCAGCTGGATTTCTCTTCCTCTCATCAACTGCAACCCTTTCACCAGCTCTATTATCATCAAGTTTTCGACCAGATAACTCTCCATATTCAGGAAAATTGTCAACAGAGAAATAGACATCCCCACCCACTACGTATGCACAATTGTTATCAAGGATCTGCTCAAAGAAAAGTTGCAAAGAATACAAAGAAATCAAGCTGTGTAGTGCAAAAAGTCATTAtaccaaaagaacaggaactCAACATCGATACTATGAGCACTTTAAATAGCTGCTGTAGGTATGCAACCAGATGGGAATGACTGTCAAGCACAGTAAAAAAGCACAAAAACTTATAATTCCTCCATTTTTAAATACAAGACTTTTAAGAGAAGCTAATTACTTTTTTTAACTAATACCTTGTCCTACATatcatatatttaaaaatgAGAGGGAGTACTAATTATTTACAGCAGATATTTTACATCAAGAGAGCAACACGGCATGCTGTCCTTTATGTTCACAACTGCATACATATGGCATGATCACATTGAACAATGCCATACAAACATGACACACAGCATTGTGCAGCTTGTATACTTTTACGATTATAACTGAGTCACATAGCACTTCCCAAAGTTGAAATAGCAATGCCTAAAGTCCATCTCAAAATTGTGTGTTATTTCTATGAATCCTATGAGTTGACAGGTCAAGCCACACAATGCAATAACAATCTACTGTCATTTGTCAACTTAATGACATATGATGAACCTTTTCAACCTGAACTATGTCAAAGCAAGATCCAACCAATCCGAGATTAAACCTAATATTGAGCCCACTACAGAGATCAGTAACATTTTCAAGACAACAGCAAAAAGAAAATGCATAAGCATAAATACTAAGTACTCTGCTCAGAATACTAAGGAGCCACAAAACCAAGTACACATACCTGTTTAATCATATTTATAATATGATCAATATGATCTGAAACACGGGGCTCCACAGATGGTGGTAAACATTGAAGATTAGCCATGTCTGACAGGAAATCATCAGAGAACCTTTTGCTTAAGCTAAAAGGATCTTCCCCCAGCTGATTTGCTCTAGCAATTATCTACAGAATTCCAGAAGTGCAACTCAGGTTTCCTGTGCAGATTAGCAAATTGCATTTCAATATTCATTCTAGTCTTCCACGTAAAATTGCTCAATATGATTTCAGCAGAAAATAGTTTATATAAAGCCATCTACATAAATTCAGGTATAAATCTGAAATAAACATGACATCAGTAAAAATGTGTGAAACGTTCAAATTAGATCTTTCTTATTTACTTTAATTCAGGTTAATGAAAATTCTGTACACAGTAAAGCTCTGACTTTCAAGAGCTTGTAAACAACAAAGATGTAAGAAAATAATAACTGCAACTTCAAGTATTGAGCTATGTAAAAGTCATTAAATTGGTTAACAGAAACTGTGAAATCAGATTCGTTTATTTGCAAACAAAATTTAGTCCGAAAATCACCTTGTCATCAATGTCGGTGAAGTTCCGAACATAGCGAACTTCATAGTCCAAATAACGCAAGAACCTATCAAGGTGACACAGTAAGTTTATGCAACACTTCTGTAGAAAGAAAACTATCATGGAAATAAATATCGCGATAAGATAATAGATACGAGGTTGCGAGAGCGTTAACACTTAACACACATAATCTTTAGGGATCCATATCAAGCATCTATGCAGGTCCAGGTCAAATTATACATGCAGAACCAATTTACAAGGGATTTAACCATTGTAACCATGTCAGTATGTCGCTACAGTGTCTATCCTACCACACCAGTTAAATCACAAAAATGTCGATGTGCAGTGACAACGAGCCATTTAGGGTTTGGAGTAACAAGCAGCTTAATCATCACAAGGCATATGTATCTGTGGCCATTTGAGATCGCAATGTCAGCCATCAATCCACTCAGTAATTAAATGCTGCTATTAGGTGGCCTCGTAACCTCGTTAGTCTGCAACACTGCAATAGAACTCTACAGTACCTCCAGCGAGTGATCGAGTGTGCAGTCAGATCAATAGAGATTACAATTGTACTGACTGACCTGTAGAGGACGTCAAAGGCGACGTATGCGCGGGCATGGCCGATGTGGCTGTCGTCGTAGGGTGTGACTCCGCAGACGTACATGCCGACCTCCCCGTCAGGAGCTCGCGGCCGAAAATGCTCCTTCTTCCTCGACTTGGTGTTGTACAGGTGCAGCTCGCGGGTTCTCTCCGCAGCCGCGCCATTcgacgcggaggcggaggcggagaagggGGAGGTAGAGAAGGGCCTGGCGGGGTGCGAGAGCAGGCGATAGGAGCGAGGCGGGGAGATCAGGGATATCGCCCGGCGGAATTGTGTGCGAGCACCGGACGGCgaagggaggaggagagggagaaggcCAGCGGcacgcctcgccgccgccgccatctctgGGTCGTGACGGCAGTGCGCGCGAGGGCCAGCCGACGAAGGGTTGTGGATAGCTCGCCTTCCGATCTACGGAGTAGGGGTATTCGGTTTTTGTGAGATTTGTTCCTttacttttcttttccttgaaGAGTTTCTCTCACTGTATTTTAGCGAATTGACCACGAAATCTCTGCATCTACATGAGCTGGGAATGGTTTTAA is part of the Panicum hallii strain FIL2 chromosome 2, PHallii_v3.1, whole genome shotgun sequence genome and encodes:
- the LOC112879292 gene encoding cysteine--tRNA ligase CPS1, chloroplastic/mitochondrial isoform X1, producing the protein MAAAARRAAGLLPLLLPSPSGARTQFRRAISLISPPRSYRLLSHPARPFSTSPFSASASASNGAAAERTRELHLYNTKSRKKEHFRPRAPDGEVGMYVCGVTPYDDSHIGHARAYVAFDVLYRFLRYLDYEVRYVRNFTDIDDKIIARANQLGEDPFSLSKRFSDDFLSDMANLQCLPPSVEPRVSDHIDHIINMIKQILDNNCAYVVGGDVYFSVDNFPEYGELSGRKLDDNRAGERVAVDERKRNPADFALWKAAKDGEPWWESPWGPGRPGWHIECSAMSAHYLGHSFDIHGGGEDLIFPHHENEIAQSRAACCDSSINYWIHNGFVNVNSQKMSKSLGNFVTIRKVIEMYHPLALRMFLLGTHYRSPINYTIEQLNVASDRLYYTYQTLRDCEESCQQQHKNSGDSLPASTLNYIQKLHDEFETSMSDDLHTSVALAAISEPLKVMNDLLHTRKGKKQEKRLESLATLEEKIRVVLSVLGLLPSSYHEALQQLREKALRRASITEERVLQKIEERTAARKAKQYEKSDEIRKELAAVGIALMDGPDGTTWRPSVPLSEEEAEVVKT
- the LOC112879292 gene encoding cysteine--tRNA ligase CPS1, chloroplastic/mitochondrial isoform X2; translated protein: MANLQCLPPSVEPRVSDHIDHIINMIKQILDNNCAYVVGGDVYFSVDNFPEYGELSGRKLDDNRAGERVAVDERKRNPADFALWKAAKDGEPWWESPWGPGRPGWHIECSAMSAHYLGHSFDIHGGGEDLIFPHHENEIAQSRAACCDSSINYWIHNGFVNVNSQKMSKSLGNFVTIRKVIEMYHPLALRMFLLGTHYRSPINYTIEQLNVASDRLYYTYQTLRDCEESCQQQHKNSGDSLPASTLNYIQKLHDEFETSMSDDLHTSVALAAISEPLKVMNDLLHTRKGKKQEKRLESLATLEEKIRVVLSVLGLLPSSYHEALQQLREKALRRASITEERVLQKIEERTAARKAKQYEKSDEIRKELAAVGIALMDGPDGTTWRPSVPLSEEEAEVVKT